In the Ferribacterium limneticum genome, TTGCATGATCCGCTAGCCATTCGCCTGCAGAATCGTGCTTTCGGGGGGCTTTTCGTATCGGCTGGGGCGCTGTTGGCTATCTCATCGCGGCCTTCATAAGCTTTTGCTGTCAACTGAGCTTTCATTTTGCGCGTTAAGTAGTGTGCGGATGCGAAAGACCAGACTTGCCGTTCTCCTTGTTTGCAAGGGACAGAAAAGGGTTTTATCATCCTCAACTGATTTACCTTCCAACTCGAAGAACGGAGCAAGAGAATGAAAGCTGTTTATGTTGCCATGATGGCTGCTGGTGTTGTGATGGCTGGTCAAGTCCAGGCCGACGAAGCGCTGGCCAAGGCCAAGAACTGCATGTCCTGCCATGCCGTGGACAAGAAGCTGGTTGGTCCGGCTTACAAGGAAGTAGCCGCCAAGTACAAGGGCGATGCCAAGGCACCGGCCATGCTGGCTACCAAGGTCAAGGCTGGCGGTAAAGGCACCTGGGGTCAGATTCCGATGCCCCCCAACAACGTTACCGAAGACGAAGCCAAGAAGCTGGTTGCCTGGGTTCTCGCCCAGAAGTAATTCAAGCTTCGAAAGCGCAAAAGCCGGCTATATGCCGGCTTTTCTGTTTTTAGGTGTTGACAGGTCTATGTCGCGTCCGGATAATCTCGGGTTCTTCCGGAGGGGTACCCAAGCGGTCAACGGGAACAGACTGTAAATCTGTCGGCTCTGCCTTCGAAGGTTCGAATCCTTCCCCCTCCACCAGATTGAATGCTGTAGCAGCCTGTGATGCGGGCGTAATAAGCGGGTGTAGCTCAATGGTAGAGCTGAAGCCTTCCAAGCTTAAGACGAGGGTTCGATTCCCTTCACCCGCTCCAAGATGCAGTACGGCTGGAGTTTTAAGGTAGGCCCATGTGGCTCAGTGGTAGAGCACTCCCTTGGTAAGGGAGAGGTCGGCAGTTCGATCCTGCCCATGGGCACCACCGATTAGCTTGGATTCTGGATTTTTTACTTTATTTGATTATTGAGGAACTGGAATGGCTAAGGAAAAATTCGCGCGTACGAAACCGCACGTAAACGTTGGTACGATTGGTCACGTTGACCACGGCAAGACGACGCTGACGGCTGCGATCACCACGGTGCTGTCCGCCAAGTTCGGTGGTGCTGCCAAGAAATATGACGAAATCGACGCTGCGCCGGAAGAAAAGGCCCGCGGTATCACGATTAATACTGCTCACGTCGAATACGAAACCGCCAACCGTCACTACGCCCACGTTGACTGCCCGGGTCACGCTGACTACGTCAAGAACATGATTACCGGTGCTGCCCAGATGGACGGCGCCATCCTCGTCTGTTCCGCTGCTGACGGCCCGATGCCGCAAACCCGCGAACACATCCTGCTCGCCCGTCAAGTTGGCGTGCCGTACGTGCTCGTGTTCATGAACAAGTGCGACATGGTTGACGACGCCGAACTGCTCGAACTGGTCGAAATGGAACTGCGCGAGCTGCTCTCCAAGTACGACTTCCCGGGCGACGACACCCCGATCATTCACGGCTCCGCCTTGAAGGCCCTCGAAGGCGACCAATCCGAAATCGGCGAACCGTCGATCTTCCGTCTGGCAGATGCCCTGGACACCTACATCCCTGATCCTGAGCGTGCCATCGATCAGCCGTTCCTGATGCCGGTTGAAGACGTCTTCTCCATCTCTGGTCGCGGTACCGTCGTGACCGGTCGTGTTGAGCGTGGCATCGTCAAGGTTGGCGAAGAAATCGAAATCGTCGGCATCCGCCCGACCGTCAAGACCATCTGTACCGGTGTTGAAATGTTCCGCAAGCTGCTCGACCAAGGTCAGGCTGGCGACAACATTGGCGCCCTGCTACGTGGTACCAAGCGTGAAGACGTCGAGCGTGGCCAGGTGCTGTGCAAGCCGGGTTCTGTCAAGCCGCATACCCACTTCACCTCCGAAGTGTACATCCTGTCCAAGGATGAAGGCGGCCGTCACACCCCGTTCTTCAATGGTTACCGTCCGCAGTTCTACTTCCGCACGACCGACGTCACTGGCTCCATCGAACTGCCGGAAGGCACCGAAATGGTCATGCCGGGCGACAACATCGCCATGACGATCAAGCTGATTGCACCGATCGCCATGGAAGAAGGTCTGCGCTTCGCCATCCGTGAAGGCGGTCGTACCGTCGGCGCCGGCGTCGTCGCCAAGATCATCGAGTAATCGATAATCTTTCGGTAATTGAGGCGCTTCGGGAAACCGAAGCGCTTTGATGTTTCTGCAGCAGGGGTGTAGCTCAATTGGTAGAGCAACGGTTTCCAAAACCGTAGGTCGGGGGTTCGATTCCCTCCGCCCCTGCCACTCTCTTTAAAGATCGCGAACGTAATGGCTGACAAGATCAAGTTTGCGCTGGCGCTGATTATTCTGGCGGCTGGTGTGGCTGGCTTCTACCTGCTCTCCGAGCAGGCAATGATTTTGCGCGTCCTGGCGGTCCTCGTTGGTTTGGCGCTGGCAATTGCAGTGGCTTGGAAGACGGAGCCGGGTCAGCGCTTTTTCCTGTTTGGTAATGAGGCGGTGGTCGAGGCCAAGAAAGTTGTTTGGCCGACTCGCAAGGAAACCATGCAAACCACGGGCGCGGTATTCGCCTTTGTCGTGGTCATGGCAATTTTCCTGTATCTGACTGACAAGAGCCTTGAAGTGGTTCTTTACGACTGGGTGCTGGGCTGGAAGAAATCATGAGCAAACGCTGGTACGTCGTACATGCCTACTCCGGCTTCGAAAAAAGTGTAATGCGCGCCATTCAGGAGCGCATTACCCGTTTGGGTATGGAAGAAAAGTTTGGCCGGATTCTGGTGCCGGTTGAAGAAGTCGTCGAAATGAAGGGTGGTCAGAAATCGATTTCTGAGCGCAAATTCTTCCCTGGCTACGTCCTCTGCGAAATGGAGATGGACGACGATTCATGGCACTTGGTCAAGAACACGCCGAAAGTCACTGGTTTTGTTGGTGGCACCGCGACCAAGCCAACACCGATTTCCGAAAAGGAAGTTGAGAAGATCATGCAGCAAATGCAGGAGGGTGTTGAGAAGCCTCGTCCGAAAGTGCTGTTTGAGGTTGGCGAAGTGGTTCGTGTCAAGGAAGGTCCGTTTACCGACTTCCATGGCTCGGTCGAAGACGTCAATTACGAAAAGAATCGCCTGCGCGTTTCGGTGACCATCTTTGGTCGCGCTACGCCGGTTGAGCTGGAGTTCGCCCAGGTCGAAAAGGCCTGATCAGGTTTTTTGGGTTCGCCGAAAGCCCCGATTTCGGCAAGAGGAGCGTCAGTAGCTGGTGATTTTTTCGGCCAACGCGCGTTACGACTCATTTATTAGGAGCAAATTATGGCCAAGAAAATTATTGGCTACATCAAGCTGCAAGTGCCTGCTGGCAAAGCAAACCCGTCGCCCCCGATCGGCCCAGCCCTCGGTCAGCGCGGTCTGAACATCATGGAATTCTGCAAGGCCTTCAATGCCCAGACTCAAGGCGTTGAACCGGGTCTGCCGATTCCTGTCGTAATTACCGCCTTTGCGGACAAGTCTTTCACCTTCGTGATGAAGACCCCGCCGGCCACCATCCTGATCAAGAAGGCTGCTGGTATCAAGTCCGGTTCGGCCAAGCCGCACACCGACAAGGTTGGCAAGATCACCCGCGCCCAGTGCGAAGAAATCGCCAAGACCAAGTCGCCTGACTTGACCGCCGCCGATATGGAAGCAGCAATTCGCACCATCGCCGGCTCCGCCCGTTCGATGGGTATCACGGTAGAGGGTCTGTAATCATGGCTAAGTTCACGAAAAAGCAAAAAGCCCTTGCCAGCAAGGTTGTCGCGCAGAAGTTGTATCCGCTGCAAGAGGCGCTGACCCTGGCCAAGGAAACGGCAATCGCCAAGTTCGACGAATCGATCGATGTCGCAGTCAACCTCGGTGTTGACGCACGTAAGTCGGATCAGGTCGTTCGCGGTTCCGTCGTTCTGCCGGCTGGTACCGGTAAGTCGGTTCGCGTTGCCGTCTTCGCTCAGGGCGAAAAGGCTGAGGCTGCCAAGGCAGCCGGCGCTGAAGTCGTCGGTTTCGACGATCTGGCTGCTGAAGTCAAAGCTGGTAACCTGAATTTCGATGTCGTCATCGCCACCCCGGATGCCATGAAGGTGGTTGGTCAGCTCGGCCAGATCCTCGGCCCCCGCGGCCTGATGCCGAATCCGAAGGTTGGTACCGTGACCATGGACGTTGTCACTGCAGTGAAGAACGCCAAGGCTGGTCAGGTGCAGTACCGCACTGACAAGGCCGGCATCATTCACGCCACGATCGGCCGTGCTTCCTTCTCCGTTGAGAGCCTGGAAAGCAACCTGAAGGCATTGATCGATGCGCTGAGCAAGGCCAAGCCTGCTTCGTCCAAAGGTCAGTACCTGAAGAAGATCGCAGTTTCTGCCACGATGGGCCCCGGCGTTCGCGTCGACCAGTCCACGGTGGTGGGTTAATAGAACTTTGGGCCGTTGGTGGTCACTTCGGTGGCTGCCGGCGGATCGTCAAAGACCGCAGGTGTTTCGGCAACGGAACTTAATCGCGTAAGTAGCCTGCGCAGACGGTGTCCCCGAACAAGATTTCTAGTCGTCCGCAATGGATGGCTTAACTTCTGGTTCAGGTCGCCGTAGGTGCGGCGGGAATTTTCCCGTCGTGTTATGACTTGAAAGGAGGAAGGACCCGTGGGTCTCAATCTGAACGACAAAAAAGCGGTTGTAGCTGAGGTGTCGGCACAAGTGGCCAACGCACAGACCATCGTGATTGCCGAATATCGTGGCATCGAGGTTACTGACCTCACCGTGCTGCGCAAGAAGGCGCGCGAGTCTGGTGTGTATCTGCGTGTGTTGAAGAACACTTTGGTGCGTCGCGCGGTCGCGGACACTGCGTTCGCTGGCCTGTCTGACCACATGGTCGGACCGTTGATTTATAGCGTCTCCGCTGATCCGGTGGCTGCCGCGAAGGTTCTCAGTGACTTCGCCAAAACCAACGACAAATTGGTGCTCAAGGCCGGTTCATATGCCGGCAAGGTGCTCGACAAAGCTGGTGTGCAGGCGCTTGCCTCCGTACCGAGCCGCGAAGAGCTGCTCTCCAAGCTGCTGTACGTCATGCAAGCTCCGGTTGCCGGCTTCGTCCGCGGCCTGGCTGCCCTGGCTGCACAGCGCGAAGAAGCTGCCGCTTGATCCTCACCGCATACGAACTGATTTAGGAGTTTATTGAAATGGCAATTAGCAAAGAAGACATCCTGGAAGCCGTAGGCTCCCTGACCGTTATGGAACTGAATGACCTGGTCAAGGCATTCGAAGAGAAGTTTGGCGTTTCCGCCGCTGCCGTCGCCGTTGCTGGCCCGGCTGGTGCTGGTGCCGCCGCTGCTGAAGAGCAGACCGAATTCACCGTCATGCTGACCGGTGCTGGTGATAAGAAGGTTGAAGTCATCAAGGTCGTTCGTGCAGCTACCGGTCTGGGCCTCAAGGAAGCCAAGGATCTGGTTGATGGCGCTCCGAAGGCCGTCAAGGAAGCTATTTCCAAGGCTGATGCAGAAGCCCTCAAGAAGTTGCTTGAAGACGCAGGCGCCAAGGTCGAAGTCAAGTAATCGACTTTTGGTGTGTGGGCTGGCGGTTTTCCGCCAGCCCTTTTGTGCTTTGTACGACAGGTTTGATAAACCTAGAAAACGAACTTGAATAACGCCAACTGGCAAACGCAAACAAGGCTTTCCTTTTTCCCGGCGGGGAGGAGAGTTTGTTTGCGTTTGCCTGTTTTCTCAGGTTCCACCTTTGATTTCATCCTCACGGAGTTACCATGACTTACTCCTTCACCGAGAAGAAACGCATCCGCAAGAGCTTCGCCAAGCGCGCCAGCGTGCTGGACGTTCCCTACTTGTTGGCGACCCAGTTGCAGTCCTTCAAGGACTTTTTGCAAGACGAAGTTGCCCCTGAGAAGCGGAAAAACGAAGGTCTTCAGGCCGCGTTCACCTCGATCTTCCCGATTGTTTCGCACTCCGGCAACGCTCGCCTTGAGTTTGTCAGCTACATGCTGGGAGAGCCAGCGTTCGACGTTACCGAATGTCAGCAACGTGGCCTGACCTTTGCCTCGTCGCTGCGTGCGCGGGTTCGCCTGGTCATCATGGACCGCGAAGCCCCTGATACGGTCAAGGAAGTCAAGGAGCAGGAAGTCTACATGGGTGAAATTCCCTTGATGACGACCAATGGTTCCTTCGTGATCAACGGCACCGAGCGGGTCATTGTTTCCCAGCTTCACCGTTCTCCCGGCGTCTTCTTCGAGCACGACCGCGGCAAGACCCACAGCTCCGGCAAGCTGCTGTTCTCCGCGCGGGTCATTCCTTACCGCGGTTCATGGCTCGATTTCGAATTCGACCCCAAGGACACCCTGTTCTTCCGCGTCGACCGTCGCCGCAAGATGCCGGTCACCACGCTGCTCAAGGCAATCGGCATGTCTTCCGAGGAAATCCTGAGCCAGTTCTTCGAATTTGATACTTTCCTGATCGCCAAGGACAAGGTTGAGTTCACCCTTGTTCCTGAGCGCTTGCGTGGCGAAGTCGCTCGTTTCGATTTCGTCGCCCCGGATGGCAAGCTGATTGTCCAGAAAGACAAGCGCATCACAGCGAAGCACATTCGCGACATTGGTGCAGCAGCAATCAAACAGATCGTTGTTCCCGACGAATTCTTGATTGGCCGTGTGGTTGCCAAGAATACGATCGACAAGGCGACGGGCGAGGTTGTTGCCAACGCCAACGACGAAATTACCGAGACGCTCTTGGCCAAGTTGCGTGAAGCCGAGATCACGACGCTTGAGACGCTCTATACGAACGAGCTCGATCGCGGTGCCTTCATCTCTAATACGCTGCGTGCTGATGAAACGGCAACCCGCCAGGCCGCTCGTGTGGCGATCTACCGTATGATGCGTCCGGGCGAGCCGCCGACGGAAGAGGCGGTTGAAATCCTCTTTAACGGCCTGTTCTATTCCGACGAACGTTACGATCTGTCTGGCGTTGGCCGCATGAAGTTCAATCGTCGTCTGGCCCGTCCGGACGTCATTGAATACAAGTTGATGCTCAAGGGCCTGGCTTCGAAGGCCGAAGCCGCACTGAAGAATCTGGCGGAAGCCTCCGGTTTTGCCCTGTCGGCAATTCAGGATCTGGTCAGCCTGATGCCTTTCGGCGCTCGTGCCATGGTCGAGAATTCGACTCTGGGCGAAGTCGAGGCGCTGGCTGCCAAGCTGAAGCCGCTTGGCGCCAATATCGAGGTGCGCGAACAGCTGACCCTGTCGCCGCGCGATATCGTCGAAGTCATCAAGATTCTTGTCGAACTGCGTAATGGTCGCGGTGAAATCGACGATATCGATCACCTTGGTAACCGTCGCGTCCGTTCAGTTGGCGAATTGGCCGAGAACCAGTTCCGCGCTGGCCTCGTCCGTGTCGAGCGCGCCGTTAAGGAGCGTCTGTCGCAGGCTGAATCCGATAACCTGATGCCGCACGATCTGATCAATGCCAAGCCGATCAGCGCTGCGATCAAGGAATTCTTCGGTTCCAGCCAGTTGTCGCAGTTTATGGACCAGACGAACCCGCTGTCGGAAATCACGCACAAGCGTCGCGTTTCCGCCCTCGGCCCAGGCGGTCTGACCCGCGAACGCGCCGGCTTCGAAGTGCGTGACGTGCATCCGACCCACTACGGCCGTGTTTGCCCGATCGAAACGCCGGAAGGTCCGAACATTGGTCTGATCAATTCGCTGGCGCTGTTTGCCCAGGTCAATAGCTATGGCTTCATCGAAACCGCTTACCGCAAGGTGAATGACGGTCAGGTGACCAACGATATCGAGTATTTGTCGGCGATTGAAGAGGGCAACTACGTGGTTGCCCAGGCTAATGCCTCTCTCGATGCCAACGGCCGCCTGTCCGACGATCTGGTGACCTGCCGCGAGAAGGGTGAAACCATTCTGGCTGAGCCGTCACGCGTCCAGTATATGGACGTGGCACCGGGCCAGATCGTATCGGTTGCTGCCTCGCTGATTCCGTTCCTGGAGCACGATGACGCGAACCGCGCCTTGATGGGCGCCAACATGCAGCGTCAGGCCGTGCCTTGTCTGCGTCCGGAAAAGCCGCTGGTCGGCACCGGTATTGAGCGCACCGTTGCTGTTGACTCGGGAACTGCAGTAGTCGCATTGCGTGGCGGCCTTGTTGATTACGTCGACGCCGCTCGTGTCGTGGTTCGTGTCAATGACGATGAAACCATTGCCGGTGAAGTGGGCGTTGATATCTACAATCTGGTCAAGTACACCCGCTCCAACCAGAACACCAACATCAACCAGCGTCCGATGGTGCGTGTCGGTGACCACATCGCCAAGGGCGACGTGGTGGCTGACGGCGCTTCGACCGACAAGGGCGAACTCGCTCTCGGTCAGAACATGCTGATCGCCTTCATGCCGTGGAACGGCTACAACTTCGAAGACTCGATCTTGATTTCCGAGCGCGTTGTTGCAGAAGACCGTTACACCTCGATTCATATCGAGGAGCTGACGGTTGTCGCCCGCGACACCAAGCTCGGCCCTGAGGAAATCACCCGCGATATCGCATCGTTGGGTGAGGCTCAATTGTCTCGTCTGGATGATTCCGGCATCGTTTATATCGGTGCTGAAGTCGAAGCTGCTGACGTGCTGGTTGGCAAGGTGACGCCGAAGGGTGAAACCCAGCTGACGCCGGAAGAGAAGCTGCTGCGCGCCATCTTCGGTGAGAAGGCTTCCGATGTTAAGGACACCTCGCTGCGTGTGCCGTCCGGTATTGCCGGTACCGTCATCGACGTTCAGGTGTTTACCCGTGAAGGCATCGAGCGCGACAAACGCGCCCAAGCCATCATCGACGAGCATCTGCGCCACTACAAGCTGGACCTCGCCGACCAGATGCGCATCGTCGAACGCGACGCTTTTGCTCGTGTCGAGCGCCTGATCACCGGCAAAAAAGCCAATGGCGGCCCGAAGAAGCTGGCCAAGGGCACGGTGATCGACAAGGTCTACCTCGACAGCATGGATCCGCACCACTGGTTCGACATCCGTCTGGCCGATGATGAGGCTGCCCAGCAGCTGGAACAGGTCAAGGATGGTCTGGAGCAGGCACGCAAGGACTTCGACATCGCTTTCGAAGGCAAGCGCAAGAAGCTGACGCAAGGCGACGAACTGCCGCCGGGTGTCCAGAAGATGGTCAAGGTCTATGTCGCCGTTAAGCGTCGTCTGCAGCCGGGTGACAAGATGGCCGGTCGTCACGGTAACAAGGGTGTGGTTTCGCGCATCCTGCCGGTTGAGGATATGCCGCACATGGAAGATGGCAGCCCGGTCGACATCGTTCTGAACCCGCTCGGCGTGCCGTCGCGGATGAACGTCGGTCAGATTCTCGAAGTTCACCTTGGCCTCGCCGCCAAGGGTCTTGGTCACAAGATTGGCGCGATGTTGCGTGCCCAGTCCAGCGCCAAGGAAGTTCGCGGTTTCTTGGACCAGATCTACAACTCCAGCGGCAAGTCCGAGAACCTCGACGAGTTGAATGATGTCGAAGTTCTGGAAATGGCGGAAAACCTCAAGAGCGGCGTGCCGTTTGCGACGCCGGTGTTCGACGGTGCCAAGGAAGAGGAAATCAAGGCCATGCTGGCGATGGCCGGCATGCCGTCTTCTGGCCAGATGACCCTGTTTGATGGTCGTACCGGCGAAGCATTCGAGCGCAAGGTGACCGTTGGCTACATGCACTACCTGAAGCTGCACCACTTGGTTGACGACAAGATGCACGCCCGTTCGACCGGTCCGTACTCTCTGGTTACCCAGCAGCCGCTGGGTGGCAAGGCACAGTTCGGTGGTCAGCGCTTCGGTGAAATGGAAGTGTGGGCACTGGAAGCCTATGGCGCTTCCTATGTACTGCAGGAAATGCTGACTGTGAAGTCCGACGATGTGAACGGCCGTACCAAGGTTTACGAAAACATCGTCAAGGGCGAACACCGCATCGAAGCCGGCATGCCGGAATCCTTCAATGTGTTGGTCAAGGAAATCCGTTCGCTGGCGATCGATATCGATCTGGAACGTTACTGATTTAGGGCTGGGAGTTAAACGATGAAAGCATTGCTCGATCTATTCAAGCAGGTAACCGCCGAGGAAGAATTCGACGCGATTACCATTGGCCTCGCTTCGCCCGAAAAGATCCGTTCCTGGTCCTACGGCGAAGTCAAGAAGCCGGAAACCATCAACTACCGTACCTTCAAGCCGGAGCGCGATGGCCTGTTCTGCGCCAAGATTTTTGGCCCGATCAAGGACTACGAATGCCTGTGCGGCAAGTACAAGCGTCTGAAGCACCGTGGCGTTATCTGCGAGAAGTGCGGCGTCGAAGTGACGTTGGCCAAGGTTCGCCGCGACCGCATGGGTCACATTGAACTGGCTTCGCCAACTGCGCACATCTGGTTCCTGAAGTCCTTGCCGTCCCGTCTCGGTATGGTGCTCGACATGACGCTGCGCGATATCGAGCGCGTCCTGTACTTCGAAGCCTATGTCGTGACCGATCCGGGCATGGTCAGCAACCTTCAGCGCGCTCAACTGCTGACGGAAGACCAGTATCTGGAAATGGTCGAAGAGCATGGCGATGAATTCCAGGCGCTGATGGGCGCTGAAGGTATTCGTGAGCTGCTGCGCAACCTCGAACTCAATAGCGAAGTCGAGTCACTGCACGCCGAACTCGAAGTGACCGGTTCCGAAGCCAAGAACAAGAAGCTGGCCAAGCGTCTGAAGATTCTTGAGGGTTTCCAGAAGTCCGGCATCAAGCCGGACTGGATGATCCTCGAAGTCCTGCCGGTGTTGCCGCCGGATCTTCGTCCGCTGGTTCCGCTCGACGGCGGCCGCTTTGCGACCTCTGACCTGAACGATCTCTATCGTCGCGTTATCAACCGTAACAACCGTCTGAAGCGTCTGCTTGAACTGAAGGCTCCGGAAATCATCGTGCGCAACGAAAAGCGCATGCTGCAGGAAGCCGTGGACTCGCTGCTCGACAATGGTCGTCGCGGCAAGGCGATGACCGGCGCCAACAAGCGTCCGCTGAAGTCGCTGGCCGACATGATCAAGGGCAAGGGCGGTCGTTTCCGTCAGAACCTGCTGGGTAAGCGCGTCGACTACTCCGGCCGTTCGGTCATCGTGGTTGGTCCGCAGCTCAAGCTGCATCAGTGCGGCCTGCCGAAGCTGATGGCGCTGGAACTGTTCAAGCCTTTCATCTTCCACAAGCTGGAAGTGCTCGGCTACGCCACCACCATCAAGCAAGCCAAGAAGATGGTTGAAGGTCAGGAACCGGTCGTCTGGGACATCCTCGAAGACGTCATCCGCGAACATCCGGTCATGCTGAACCGTGCGCCGACGCTGCACCGTCTGGGTATCCAGGCTTTCGAGCCGACCCTGATCGAAGGCAAGGCCATTCAGTTGCACCCGCTCGTCTGTGCGGCGTTCAACGCCGACTTCGACGGTGACCAGATGGCTGTTCACGTGCCGCTGTCGCTCGAAGCCCAGATGGAAGCCCGCACCCTGATGCTGGCCTCGAACAACGTGCTGTCGCCCGCCAACGGCCAGCCGATCATCGTGCCGTCACAGGATATCGTGTTGGGTCTGTACTACGCGACCCGCGAGAAGATCAACGGCAAGGGTGAAGGCATGTATTTTGCCGACACCAACGAAATCGAGCGTGCCATGGCTGCCGGCCAACTGGACGTCCATTCCCGCATTTCCGTCCGCTTGAAGCAGTACGAACCGGCGGCGGTTGATGGCGAATGGGAAGAGAAGATTGTCCGTGTTGAAACGACGGCTGGTCGCGCACTGCTTGCCAAGATTCTGCCAAAGGGTCTGCCCTTCAAAGCAATCGATCGTGCGCTGAAGAAGAAGGAAATTTCCAAGCTGATCGACGAGTCATTCCGTCGTTGCGGCCTGAAGGAAACGGTCGTCTTCGCCGACAAGCTGATGCAGAACGGCTATGCCCTCGCGACGCGCGCCGGTATTTCCTTCTGCTCGGACGACATGCTGGTTCCGGCCAAGAAATACGAAATCATTTCTTCCGCCGAAGCTGAGGTTAAGGAAATCGAGACCCAGTACACGAACGGCCTGGTCACTCAGGGCGAGCGTTACAACAAGGTCGTCGATATCTGGGGCCGCACTGGTGACCAGGTTGCCAAGGTGATGATGGACGAACTCGGCCACGAGGAAGTCATCGATCGTCACGGCAAGAAGGTCAAGCAGGACTCCTTCAACTCCATCTACATGATGGCCGACTCCGGTGCTCGCGGTTCCGCTGCCCAGATTCGTCAGCTGGCTGGTATGCGTGGCCTGATGGCCAAGCCGGATGGCTCGATTATCGAGACCCCGATTACCACCAACTTCCGCGAAGGTCTGAACGTTCTTCAGTACTTCATTTCGACCCACGGCGCCCGTAAGGGTCTGGCCGACACCGCGCTGAAGACTGCCAACTCCGGTTATCTGACGCGTCGTCTGGTCGATGTGACCCAGGATCTGGTGATCACCGAAGACGACTGCGGCACCAAGAACGGCTTTGTCGTCAAGGCACTGGTCGAAGGCGGCGAAGTGATCGAAGCGCTGCGCGAACGTATTCTGGGTCGCGTCACGGTCGATGACCTGATCGATCCGGAAACCCAGGAAACGGTTATTTTCGCCGGCACCATGCTAGACGAAGATTTGGTCGATCTGATCGACAAGCTGGGCATCGACGAAGTCAAGGTTCGCACCCCGCTGACCTGCGATACGCGCTACGGCCTTTGCGCCCAGTGTTACGGCCGAGATCTCGGCCGTGGCACGATGGTCAACGCCGGTGAAGCGGTCGGTGTCATCGCCGCCCAGTCAATCGGTGAGCCGGGTACCCAGCTCACCATGCGTACCTTCCACGTCGGTGGCGCGGCTTCCCGTGCTGCCGTGGCTGACAAGGTCGAAGGCAAGTCGGCTGGTACCGTGCGCTACACCTCCAACATGCGTTATGTCACCAGCGCCAAGGGCGAAAAGGTGGTCATTTCCCGTTCCGGTGAAGTCTTGATCGTCGATGATCACGGCCGTGAGCGCGAGCGTCACAAAGTGCCTTATGGCGCCATGCTGTCGGTTGATGAAGGCAAGACCGTCAAGGCCGGTGCCAAGCTGGCGACGTGGGATCCGCACACCCGCCCGATCATTACCGAATACGCCGGTACTGCGCGTTTCGAGAATGTTGAAGAAGGCGTCACGGTCGCCAAGCAGGTCGACGATGTGACCGGCCTGTCTACGCTGGTGGTTATCGACCACAAGCGCGGCGGCAAGGCGGCCGTCAAGGGTGTGCGTCCGGTCGTCAAGCTGCTGGACGAAAATGGCCAGGAAGTTCGTGTTCATGGCAGCGATCACACCGTCTCTATCGCTTTCCAGGTCGGCTCGATCATCTCCGTGCTCGATGGTCAACAGGTTGGTGTGGGCGATGTGCTGGCTCGTATGCCGCAAGAGTCTGCCAAGACTCGCGACATTACCGGCGGTCTGCCACGTGTGGCCGAGTTGTTCGAAGCCCGTACGCCGAAGGATGCATCCGTGCTGGCCGAAACGACCGGTACGATCAGCTTCGGTAAGGACACCAAGGGCAAGCAGCGTCTGGTCATTACCGACCTTGACGGCGTGGTGCACGAGTTCCTGATTCCCAAGGACAAGCACGTTCTGGTGCACGACGG is a window encoding:
- the tuf gene encoding elongation factor Tu; its protein translation is MAKEKFARTKPHVNVGTIGHVDHGKTTLTAAITTVLSAKFGGAAKKYDEIDAAPEEKARGITINTAHVEYETANRHYAHVDCPGHADYVKNMITGAAQMDGAILVCSAADGPMPQTREHILLARQVGVPYVLVFMNKCDMVDDAELLELVEMELRELLSKYDFPGDDTPIIHGSALKALEGDQSEIGEPSIFRLADALDTYIPDPERAIDQPFLMPVEDVFSISGRGTVVTGRVERGIVKVGEEIEIVGIRPTVKTICTGVEMFRKLLDQGQAGDNIGALLRGTKREDVERGQVLCKPGSVKPHTHFTSEVYILSKDEGGRHTPFFNGYRPQFYFRTTDVTGSIELPEGTEMVMPGDNIAMTIKLIAPIAMEEGLRFAIREGGRTVGAGVVAKIIE
- the secE gene encoding preprotein translocase subunit SecE — protein: MADKIKFALALIILAAGVAGFYLLSEQAMILRVLAVLVGLALAIAVAWKTEPGQRFFLFGNEAVVEAKKVVWPTRKETMQTTGAVFAFVVVMAIFLYLTDKSLEVVLYDWVLGWKKS
- the rplL gene encoding 50S ribosomal protein L7/L12 produces the protein MAISKEDILEAVGSLTVMELNDLVKAFEEKFGVSAAAVAVAGPAGAGAAAAEEQTEFTVMLTGAGDKKVEVIKVVRAATGLGLKEAKDLVDGAPKAVKEAISKADAEALKKLLEDAGAKVEVK
- the rplA gene encoding 50S ribosomal protein L1, which produces MAKFTKKQKALASKVVAQKLYPLQEALTLAKETAIAKFDESIDVAVNLGVDARKSDQVVRGSVVLPAGTGKSVRVAVFAQGEKAEAAKAAGAEVVGFDDLAAEVKAGNLNFDVVIATPDAMKVVGQLGQILGPRGLMPNPKVGTVTMDVVTAVKNAKAGQVQYRTDKAGIIHATIGRASFSVESLESNLKALIDALSKAKPASSKGQYLKKIAVSATMGPGVRVDQSTVVG
- the nusG gene encoding transcription termination/antitermination protein NusG; translation: MSKRWYVVHAYSGFEKSVMRAIQERITRLGMEEKFGRILVPVEEVVEMKGGQKSISERKFFPGYVLCEMEMDDDSWHLVKNTPKVTGFVGGTATKPTPISEKEVEKIMQQMQEGVEKPRPKVLFEVGEVVRVKEGPFTDFHGSVEDVNYEKNRLRVSVTIFGRATPVELEFAQVEKA
- a CDS encoding c-type cytochrome, whose translation is MKAVYVAMMAAGVVMAGQVQADEALAKAKNCMSCHAVDKKLVGPAYKEVAAKYKGDAKAPAMLATKVKAGGKGTWGQIPMPPNNVTEDEAKKLVAWVLAQK
- the rplK gene encoding 50S ribosomal protein L11, whose translation is MAKKIIGYIKLQVPAGKANPSPPIGPALGQRGLNIMEFCKAFNAQTQGVEPGLPIPVVITAFADKSFTFVMKTPPATILIKKAAGIKSGSAKPHTDKVGKITRAQCEEIAKTKSPDLTAADMEAAIRTIAGSARSMGITVEGL
- the rplJ gene encoding 50S ribosomal protein L10 → MGLNLNDKKAVVAEVSAQVANAQTIVIAEYRGIEVTDLTVLRKKARESGVYLRVLKNTLVRRAVADTAFAGLSDHMVGPLIYSVSADPVAAAKVLSDFAKTNDKLVLKAGSYAGKVLDKAGVQALASVPSREELLSKLLYVMQAPVAGFVRGLAALAAQREEAAA